Proteins encoded by one window of Rhodothermia bacterium:
- a CDS encoding cytochrome C peroxidase, with product MRYFSWLLVVMLAASCHTPTDETLRTRDAKQHAMADITLLKTELRNLHREIAAPTPHPQQIQETFRSARRHYKAVEYLAEYLVPRVAKRLNGPALQKVEIDADEITTTDPNGFQVVEAQLFPEYAPQNKQALVNEVAYLVQLTEQLETNLSVSTLKDRQLFEAMRLQVVRILSLGISGFDSPVALYSLPESVASLSRMKEILAPYMADADLTALRKALTGAIAFLRKNPLDFNGFDRAAFIRDHLTPLSKSLLAAQQALDIPVSTYRAPLRPDFTTVFSDKAFDLSAFAPNDAQKPDPLEAHLGKILFYDPFLAGDGGRSCASCHLNDRAFTDGLPFATSTDGNQDGMRNTPTILNAGLSRSTAYDLTAYTLEDRVEKVLLNPKELHTTPEAVGQKLKTVPEYVALFKKSFPTQNPTDAQMGRMAVRAISSYMRTLTSLNSPIDRFLRGEKVQVSPEAIRGFNLFMGKAKCGTCHFAPLYNGTVPPAYMEAESEVLGVPEKPLTAGATISPDLGKFALLKMDIHRHAFKTTTVRNAALTAPYMHNGVYATLDDVLDFYNRGGGAGIGISLPNQTLPPDPLNLTKDELVALRLFIESLNDTSPVTPPVRDFPPIPDGNKFTRKR from the coding sequence ATGAGATATTTCAGTTGGCTACTTGTGGTGATGCTTGCCGCAAGTTGCCATACACCCACAGACGAAACCCTTCGTACACGAGACGCCAAACAACACGCGATGGCGGATATCACGTTGTTAAAAACGGAACTTCGGAACCTCCATCGGGAAATTGCTGCGCCAACGCCTCATCCGCAACAAATTCAGGAGACGTTCCGGTCTGCTCGGCGGCATTACAAAGCTGTAGAGTACCTCGCCGAGTACTTGGTTCCGCGTGTGGCCAAGCGTTTGAACGGGCCTGCCCTTCAAAAGGTGGAAATAGATGCGGACGAAATCACAACCACCGACCCTAACGGCTTTCAGGTGGTAGAGGCACAGCTTTTTCCCGAATATGCACCCCAAAACAAACAAGCCTTAGTCAATGAAGTGGCTTATTTGGTGCAACTCACCGAGCAATTAGAGACCAACCTCTCGGTGAGTACGCTTAAAGACCGACAGCTCTTCGAGGCCATGCGGCTCCAAGTAGTACGTATTTTATCATTGGGAATTTCCGGCTTCGATTCGCCTGTGGCACTCTATTCCCTGCCGGAGTCCGTGGCCAGTTTATCCCGAATGAAGGAAATCCTTGCCCCTTATATGGCAGATGCAGACCTCACAGCCCTGCGAAAGGCACTAACGGGAGCCATTGCATTTTTGAGGAAAAACCCTTTGGATTTTAACGGATTTGATCGTGCGGCCTTTATCCGAGATCACCTCACACCGCTCAGCAAATCACTTTTGGCCGCTCAACAAGCCCTTGACATTCCGGTCTCCACCTATCGTGCGCCATTGCGTCCAGACTTCACGACTGTTTTTAGCGATAAAGCGTTTGATCTTTCTGCCTTTGCACCGAATGATGCCCAAAAGCCAGATCCACTCGAAGCGCATTTGGGAAAAATACTATTTTATGACCCATTCTTGGCCGGAGACGGCGGGCGGAGTTGCGCCTCGTGCCATTTGAATGACCGAGCTTTTACGGATGGCCTACCCTTCGCCACCTCGACAGATGGCAACCAAGACGGGATGCGAAATACGCCCACCATCCTCAATGCGGGTCTTTCCCGCTCCACCGCTTATGACTTGACCGCCTACACCCTCGAAGACCGTGTGGAAAAAGTACTCCTAAACCCAAAAGAACTCCATACCACACCCGAAGCAGTGGGGCAAAAACTTAAGACGGTTCCAGAATACGTAGCCCTTTTTAAGAAATCCTTCCCCACACAAAATCCTACCGATGCACAAATGGGGCGCATGGCGGTGCGGGCCATTTCCTCGTATATGCGCACCTTAACCAGTTTAAATAGCCCTATAGATCGTTTTTTAAGAGGGGAAAAAGTACAGGTCTCTCCAGAAGCGATTCGTGGTTTTAACCTTTTTATGGGTAAAGCAAAATGCGGAACGTGTCACTTTGCACCCTTGTACAATGGGACGGTTCCGCCAGCATATATGGAGGCCGAGTCCGAGGTTTTGGGTGTTCCGGAAAAGCCGCTAACCGCTGGGGCCACCATCAGCCCCGATCTTGGTAAATTTGCACTCCTCAAAATGGACATACATCGGCACGCCTTCAAAACCACCACTGTTCGGAATGCAGCCCTCACAGCTCCTTATATGCACAACGGCGTTTATGCTACACTGGATGATGTTCTGGATTTCTACAACCGAGGCGGTGGAGCAGGCATTGGTATCTCTCTACCCAACCAGACCTTGCCCCCAGACCCGCTGAACCTCACGAAAGACGAGCTTGTGGCGCTCCGACTGTTCATTGAATCCCTTAATGATACTTCTCCCGTTACGCCGCCTGTTCGCGACTTTCCCCCGATTCCGGACGGAAACAAATTTACGCGCAAACGTTAA
- a CDS encoding acyltransferase, protein MKPEEAQLHRHILALDGFRGLAVFLVMFDHFTDMGGLLKGGTAIQRLLNGGYIGVDMFFILSGFLITGILLDTKGSQNYFSAFYARRTLRIFPLYYFVLAVAYGSAPFLSPQNNLSLTGPNSPLWYWLYVSNFGTIVKGDWLLSPYWLNLGHLWSLSIEEQFYLIWPLVVFIFPKKHLQTVCWVLVATAVSLRLYYLKTEGDYSLMAYLFTFARLNTLAIGAWLAIAFRDSVLWEQVRALRWWVFWISGVLYFSVRTYWIDGRHYEDVFAMFFFSALLVLAIQEKGAQPWKLFLQSRPLVFLGKYSYALYIYHHLLKPIFWIKLYNGILIPTFGEGWLGVIAYICIASSVTITLALLSWHLLEWPLQRLKKRFPYRPAAPTSQAATT, encoded by the coding sequence ATGAAGCCCGAAGAAGCACAACTTCATCGCCACATTCTTGCATTAGATGGCTTCCGAGGGCTGGCTGTTTTTTTGGTGATGTTCGACCATTTCACCGATATGGGCGGATTGTTGAAAGGTGGGACGGCGATACAGCGCCTCCTCAATGGCGGATACATCGGTGTAGATATGTTCTTTATTTTATCTGGTTTTTTGATTACAGGTATTTTATTGGACACCAAAGGTAGCCAGAATTATTTTTCGGCATTTTATGCCCGTCGCACCCTTAGAATTTTCCCGCTTTATTACTTTGTACTGGCCGTTGCATATGGCTCCGCGCCATTTTTGTCGCCCCAAAACAACTTAAGTCTTACCGGGCCAAACTCGCCGCTTTGGTATTGGCTGTATGTTTCTAACTTTGGAACGATTGTAAAAGGAGACTGGTTGTTGTCTCCTTACTGGCTCAATTTAGGCCACTTGTGGTCACTTTCCATCGAAGAACAGTTTTACCTTATATGGCCTTTGGTGGTCTTTATTTTTCCCAAGAAGCACCTCCAAACTGTTTGCTGGGTATTGGTTGCCACAGCGGTTTCGCTCCGGCTCTATTATTTAAAAACAGAAGGTGATTACTCTTTGATGGCCTATTTATTCACCTTTGCGCGGCTCAACACCTTGGCCATTGGGGCTTGGTTGGCCATTGCCTTCCGCGATTCCGTGCTATGGGAGCAGGTTCGTGCCCTCCGATGGTGGGTATTTTGGATAAGCGGGGTGCTTTATTTTTCGGTAAGAACTTACTGGATAGATGGCCGGCATTACGAAGACGTTTTTGCCATGTTTTTCTTCTCCGCGCTTTTGGTTTTGGCCATACAAGAAAAAGGGGCACAGCCTTGGAAACTTTTTTTGCAATCTCGGCCTTTGGTTTTTTTGGGAAAATACAGCTATGCACTTTATATTTATCATCATTTGCTAAAGCCGATTTTCTGGATCAAGTTGTACAATGGTATCTTGATCCCAACATTTGGTGAAGGCTGGCTGGGGGTAATTGCCTATATTTGTATTGCCTCATCCGTTACTATTACTCTTGCTCTCCTAAGTTGGCACTTATTAGAATGGCCCCTTCAGCGGCTTAAGAAGCGGTTTCCTTACCGACCCGCTGCGCCAACTTCCCAAGCCGCGACCACCTAA
- a CDS encoding glycosyltransferase, with the protein MMFLLWALVAAYCVLFVNVLANHFYTRRIARRAKTAPEDLPRISVVIPARNEATNLLRLLPSLQAQNYPRLEVLVYDDASEDETWEVIQRYATNNLRGIRGNGPAKGWLGKPHALFQASKQATGEVLIFLDADAYLLHPNTLSLLVRQFAALPEKAYLSGLPLLTGGGLILVSLVPFLVTSLLPMNLMRLARFKSLSMMNGQFWMIRRRLYEALQPHEFAKDRILEDVEIGRYLKGNRVIPHLADIKNLISVRMYEDFKEAWLGFRKNFYLVVGGGNPFLFGLLWLFLTGLLVATWWVSPWFLLAGLVLKTLVDKISGFPLWVSLCTPISFACLSALLLDSAFSHWTGRITWKGRHV; encoded by the coding sequence ATGATGTTTTTGCTTTGGGCTTTGGTTGCCGCCTATTGCGTCCTTTTTGTAAATGTGCTTGCCAATCATTTTTACACCCGAAGAATCGCCCGACGCGCAAAGACAGCCCCAGAGGACTTACCTCGGATCTCGGTGGTTATTCCTGCTCGCAACGAAGCCACCAACCTATTGCGCTTATTGCCGTCCTTGCAGGCGCAAAACTATCCCCGCTTAGAGGTCTTGGTTTATGACGATGCCTCGGAGGACGAAACGTGGGAGGTTATTCAGCGATATGCAACAAATAACTTGCGCGGCATTCGGGGCAATGGCCCTGCAAAAGGATGGTTGGGCAAGCCCCATGCGTTGTTTCAGGCATCAAAACAAGCAACTGGCGAGGTTTTAATATTTTTAGATGCCGATGCCTATTTGCTGCACCCTAATACCCTTTCGCTTCTTGTACGCCAGTTCGCCGCTTTACCCGAAAAAGCCTACTTAAGCGGACTGCCATTGTTGACGGGTGGAGGTTTAATATTGGTGAGTTTAGTCCCTTTCTTGGTCACATCCCTCTTGCCCATGAACCTGATGCGTTTGGCACGTTTTAAAAGCCTGAGCATGATGAATGGGCAGTTCTGGATGATCCGCCGCAGGTTGTATGAAGCACTTCAGCCGCATGAATTTGCGAAAGACCGCATCCTTGAAGATGTAGAAATTGGACGCTATTTAAAAGGAAACCGTGTGATTCCCCATCTTGCGGATATAAAAAACCTGATCTCAGTTAGGATGTACGAGGACTTTAAGGAAGCGTGGCTTGGCTTCCGAAAAAACTTTTATTTGGTGGTTGGTGGCGGAAATCCCTTTTTATTTGGGCTTCTTTGGCTTTTTCTAACGGGGCTTCTGGTCGCTACGTGGTGGGTTTCGCCATGGTTTTTACTGGCAGGATTGGTGCTAAAAACCCTTGTAGATAAAATATCGGGTTTTCCGCTTTGGGTATCGCTTTGCACACCCATTTCTTTTGCTTGCCTTTCCGCATTGTTGTTAGACTCGGCGTTTTCGCATTGGACAGGGCGGATAACTTGGAAAGGCCGACACGTCTAA